The following proteins come from a genomic window of Polaribacter dokdonensis:
- a CDS encoding exodeoxyribonuclease III, with translation MKIISYNVNGIRAALKKGFLDWLEAASPDVICIQETKAHKEQLDLTLFENAGYKYHYWFSAQKKGYSSVAILCKKEPNNVVYGTGIDSMDFEGRNLRVDFDDVSIMSLYLPSGTNDLRLDYKFNYMDEFQDYINNLKQEIPNLVVCGDYNICHEEIDIHNPKMKGVSGFLPEERTWIGDFINSGFVDSFRHLNKDVQQYSWWSYRANARANNKGWRLDYAMVSEPLKDKISRAYILPEAKHSDHCPIVVELDI, from the coding sequence ATGAAAATTATCTCATACAATGTAAATGGTATAAGAGCTGCCTTAAAAAAGGGTTTTTTAGATTGGTTAGAAGCAGCAAGTCCAGATGTAATTTGTATTCAAGAAACCAAAGCACATAAAGAACAACTAGATTTAACCTTGTTCGAAAATGCAGGTTATAAGTATCATTATTGGTTTTCAGCACAAAAAAAAGGCTACTCTTCAGTAGCCATTTTGTGTAAAAAAGAACCTAATAATGTAGTCTATGGAACAGGAATTGATTCTATGGATTTTGAAGGTAGAAATCTTAGGGTAGATTTTGATGATGTCTCTATAATGAGCCTATATTTACCCTCTGGAACTAATGATTTAAGATTAGATTATAAGTTCAATTACATGGATGAATTCCAAGATTATATCAACAATTTAAAGCAAGAAATACCCAATTTAGTTGTTTGCGGAGATTATAATATTTGTCATGAAGAGATAGATATTCATAACCCAAAAATGAAAGGAGTTTCTGGTTTTTTACCAGAAGAAAGAACTTGGATTGGAGATTTCATCAACAGTGGTTTTGTAGATAGTTTTCGCCATTTAAACAAAGATGTTCAGCAATATTCTTGGTGGAGTTACAGAGCAAATGCAAGAGCAAATAACAAAGGTTGGAGGCTAGATTATGCCATGGTTTCAGAACCTTTAAAAGATAAAATCAGTAGAGCTTATATTTTGCCAGAAGCAAAACATTCAGATCATTGTCCAATAGTAGTAGAATTAGATATATAA
- a CDS encoding DUF4837 family protein has translation MKKIFSVFVLSILLVSCVGNDKMILKESIGRINKVMVVAKISDWTGDVGQEVRNSFGELMVGLPQAEPILSVSQVAPNGFSSMMKASRNILVISEGDKSNFSVKTNVYAKPQTIIYVQGKDDNEIIEILQNRKEEIRKTFLDSDIAFTQGIFKKDASKQKYKTLEQLGISLTIPNKFNTVDDTGDFLWLRNHLTSGIAKTGSNNILVYSVPLEDKTMVADSIVAVRNAIGKKYIPGSDPETMYMITEEAYTPFTFDATIDGKKAYETRGKWEVKNDFMAGPFLNYTVLDEANNRLIVVEGFTYAPSVNKRAFVFELEAIAKSLKIK, from the coding sequence ATGAAAAAAATATTTTCAGTATTTGTATTATCCATTTTGTTAGTCTCTTGTGTAGGTAATGATAAAATGATTTTAAAAGAATCAATTGGTAGAATTAATAAAGTAATGGTTGTTGCTAAAATTAGTGATTGGACAGGTGATGTTGGTCAAGAAGTTAGGAATTCATTTGGAGAATTAATGGTAGGTTTACCACAAGCAGAACCAATTTTATCTGTTTCTCAAGTAGCACCAAATGGCTTTAGTTCTATGATGAAAGCTAGTAGAAATATTTTAGTTATTTCAGAAGGAGATAAATCTAATTTTTCTGTAAAAACAAATGTCTATGCAAAGCCTCAGACCATTATTTATGTTCAGGGTAAAGATGATAATGAAATTATAGAAATCCTTCAAAATCGTAAAGAGGAAATTAGAAAAACCTTTTTAGATTCAGATATTGCATTTACACAAGGCATCTTTAAAAAAGACGCTTCTAAGCAAAAGTATAAAACACTAGAACAGTTAGGTATTTCACTAACCATTCCAAATAAATTTAATACCGTAGATGATACAGGCGATTTTTTATGGCTTCGTAATCATTTAACAAGTGGTATTGCTAAAACAGGTAGTAATAATATATTAGTGTATTCTGTTCCTTTAGAAGATAAAACAATGGTTGCAGATAGTATAGTTGCTGTAAGAAATGCAATTGGTAAAAAATACATTCCAGGTTCAGATCCAGAAACCATGTATATGATTACAGAAGAAGCTTACACACCTTTTACTTTTGATGCCACTATTGATGGTAAAAAGGCCTATGAAACTAGGGGAAAATGGGAAGTAAAAAATGATTTTATGGCTGGCCCATTTTTAAACTATACTGTTTTAGATGAAGCAAATAATAGACTAATTGTTGTAGAGGGCTTTACTTATGCACCATCAGTAAATAAAAGAGCTTTTGTGTTTGAGCTAGAAGCTATCGCAAAATCTTTAAAAATAAAATAA
- a CDS encoding lytic transglycosylase domain-containing protein: MRFLLSFLLISISAFAQQEKDSLLIIKADTIIDAKIAADETKKQDFFTDNDLKVIDSLLVDHKFSSPLIDTLEYVIDDKDIIGNTTKALTTDLLKQRLSNLNDNTPFDLAYNPALEKVINSYLLYRRKYYPALMAKAKYYFPMFEQYLDQYDIPLEMKYLSIVESALRPKARSGVGASGLWQFMYGTGKQFDLKVSSYVDERYDPVKATIAACKYLSQLYSIFGDWDLALAAYNSGPGNVSKAIKRSGGFKNYWNIRPYLPRETAGYVPAFYATMYIFEHSKDHNIYSELPEFFEFQTDTVRVKRTISFDQISETINVDEEVLTFLNPSYKLDIIPFIKGRNYALRLPSSKIIDFLDKEKEIYTLADEDDAKREKPLPKYFEMDKRIRYKVKSGDYLGKIANKFGVRVSSIKRWNRLKNSNLKIGQRLYIYPKRLR; this comes from the coding sequence ATGAGGTTCCTTTTATCTTTTTTATTAATTAGTATTTCAGCTTTCGCTCAACAAGAAAAAGACTCGCTTTTAATTATAAAAGCAGATACTATAATTGATGCAAAAATTGCTGCTGATGAAACTAAAAAACAAGATTTCTTTACTGATAATGATCTAAAAGTTATAGATAGTTTATTGGTAGATCATAAATTTAGTTCTCCTCTAATTGATACTTTAGAGTATGTAATTGATGATAAAGATATAATTGGCAATACAACAAAAGCACTAACAACAGATTTGCTAAAACAACGTTTATCTAACTTAAATGATAACACTCCTTTTGATTTAGCTTACAATCCTGCATTAGAAAAAGTAATCAATAGCTACCTATTATACAGAAGAAAATATTATCCTGCTTTAATGGCAAAAGCAAAGTATTATTTCCCAATGTTTGAGCAGTATTTAGATCAATATGACATTCCTTTAGAAATGAAATATTTATCTATTGTAGAATCTGCTTTAAGACCAAAAGCAAGATCAGGTGTGGGTGCATCTGGTTTATGGCAATTTATGTATGGCACAGGTAAACAGTTCGATTTAAAAGTTAGTTCTTATGTAGATGAAAGATATGATCCTGTAAAAGCAACAATTGCAGCCTGTAAATATTTAAGTCAACTCTACAGTATTTTTGGTGATTGGGATTTGGCTTTAGCAGCCTATAATTCTGGGCCAGGAAATGTATCTAAAGCCATAAAACGTTCAGGAGGTTTTAAAAATTATTGGAATATTAGGCCTTATTTACCAAGAGAAACTGCAGGTTATGTTCCAGCATTTTATGCAACCATGTATATTTTTGAACACTCAAAAGATCATAACATATATTCAGAATTACCTGAGTTTTTTGAATTTCAAACAGACACAGTACGTGTAAAAAGAACTATTTCTTTTGATCAAATTTCAGAAACCATCAATGTAGATGAAGAAGTGCTTACGTTTTTAAATCCTTCCTATAAATTAGATATTATTCCTTTTATAAAAGGCAGAAATTATGCTTTAAGGTTGCCAAGTAGTAAAATAATAGACTTTTTAGATAAAGAGAAAGAGATTTACACTTTGGCAGATGAAGATGATGCAAAAAGAGAAAAACCTCTGCCTAAATATTTTGAAATGGATAAACGTATTCGTTACAAGGTTAAAAGTGGAGATTATTTAGGTAAAATTGCAAATAAATTCGGAGTTAGAGTTAGTAGCATAAAACGTTGGAATAGGTTAAAAAACAGTAATTTAAAGATAGGCCAGCGTTTGTACATATATCCAAAACGATTAAGATAG
- a CDS encoding CYTH domain-containing protein encodes MSLEIERKFLVNNTEFKKLAYQQNTLKQGYLNTDKSRTVRVRIQDNKAYLTVKGKSNKSGTTRFEWEKEITISDAENLLLLCEESIIEKTRFLVKNDHLIFEVDEFYGDNNGLIIAEIELNSENESFHKPNWLGKEVTGDSKYYNSNLSKNPFKNWAL; translated from the coding sequence ATGTCGTTAGAAATTGAACGTAAATTTTTAGTAAATAATACCGAGTTTAAAAAGTTAGCATATCAGCAAAACACTTTAAAACAAGGTTATTTAAACACAGATAAAAGTAGAACTGTAAGAGTTAGAATTCAAGATAACAAAGCTTATTTAACTGTAAAAGGTAAGTCTAATAAATCAGGAACTACAAGATTTGAATGGGAAAAAGAAATAACAATTTCTGATGCTGAAAATTTACTTTTACTATGTGAAGAATCTATAATAGAGAAAACAAGATTCTTGGTTAAAAATGACCATCTTATTTTTGAAGTTGATGAATTTTATGGAGATAATAATGGTTTAATTATTGCTGAAATAGAACTTAATTCTGAGAACGAAAGCTTTCATAAACCAAACTGGTTAGGCAAAGAAGTTACAGGAGATTCTAAATACTACAACTCCAACTTGAGTAAAAATCCTTTTAAAAATTGGGCTTTATAA
- a CDS encoding DUF1761 domain-containing protein, producing the protein MEMNFYIFFLAALVPMIIGFVWYGPLFGKAWMNQMGFTEESLKDTNMVKTLLICYVLSLLIAFALMPMVIHQMGVYSTLAGDPGFAEQTGEAYSYFENFVATYSDRFRTFKHGAFHGILFGFFLIMPILGIIAVFEKKSFKYVAINAGYWMVTLAIMGGIICQWM; encoded by the coding sequence ATGGAAATGAATTTCTACATCTTTTTTTTAGCAGCCTTAGTCCCAATGATTATTGGCTTTGTTTGGTATGGTCCTCTTTTTGGAAAAGCATGGATGAACCAAATGGGTTTTACTGAAGAGTCTTTAAAAGACACAAATATGGTTAAAACCTTACTGATTTGTTATGTGCTAAGTTTGTTAATTGCATTTGCATTAATGCCCATGGTTATTCATCAAATGGGTGTATATTCTACTTTAGCAGGTGATCCTGGATTTGCAGAACAAACAGGTGAAGCTTATTCTTACTTCGAAAATTTTGTTGCTACATATAGTGATCGATTTAGAACTTTTAAACATGGAGCATTTCATGGAATTTTATTTGGCTTTTTCTTAATCATGCCAATTTTAGGAATCATAGCAGTATTTGAAAAAAAATCATTTAAATATGTTGCCATTAATGCTGGTTATTGGATGGTTACACTTGCAATAATGGGTGGTATTATCTGTCAATGGATGTAA
- a CDS encoding lysophospholipid acyltransferase family protein, translating to MLILTAKESYYPTFWKMVRLWAFLLIYGMGFRLKIDRDQKIKKDRSYMFCPNHGSLMDPFVMIALSKNPIVFIGKKELVKIPIFGFFYKRVVIMVDRSCPKSRKRVFKMAKEKLQNGTSMGIFPEGLVPTENIALAPFKDGAFSLAIEFEMPIVPQVYYDCKRLFSWDFFKGGPGVFRIHQHKFIETKNLELSDVDKLKKQTFDLIYQDLINDKKYMKDTNRPNNEREFKSPL from the coding sequence ATGCTCATATTAACAGCAAAAGAATCTTATTATCCAACTTTTTGGAAAATGGTTAGATTATGGGCTTTTCTTCTAATTTATGGAATGGGATTTCGTCTTAAAATAGATAGAGATCAAAAAATTAAAAAAGACAGAAGTTACATGTTCTGTCCAAATCATGGTTCTTTAATGGACCCTTTTGTAATGATTGCTTTAAGTAAAAACCCAATTGTTTTTATTGGTAAAAAGGAATTGGTTAAAATACCAATTTTTGGATTTTTCTATAAAAGAGTGGTAATTATGGTAGATAGAAGTTGCCCAAAAAGTAGAAAAAGAGTTTTTAAAATGGCAAAAGAAAAATTACAAAATGGAACTAGTATGGGTATATTTCCAGAAGGTTTAGTTCCTACAGAAAATATAGCTCTAGCTCCTTTTAAAGATGGTGCTTTTAGTTTGGCTATAGAGTTCGAAATGCCAATTGTGCCTCAAGTTTATTATGATTGTAAACGATTGTTTTCATGGGACTTTTTTAAAGGTGGCCCTGGAGTTTTTAGAATTCATCAGCATAAATTTATAGAAACTAAAAATTTAGAATTAAGTGATGTTGATAAACTTAAAAAGCAGACCTTTGATTTAATTTATCAAGATTTGATAAATGATAAAAAGTATATGAAAGATACTAATAGACCTAATAATGAGCGAGAGTTTAAATCACCTTTATAG
- the trpS gene encoding tryptophan--tRNA ligase, protein MSRILTGVQSTGTPHLGNLLGAILPAIEMANDPNNEAFLFIADMHSLTQIKDGKQLRENTYSTAATWLACGLDISKTVFYRQSDIPQVTELSWYLSCYFPYQRLTLAHSFKDKADRLSDVNSGLFTYPMLMAADILLYDAEIVPVGKDQLQHLEMTRDVANRFNNVVGETLVAPKAKIQENTKLVPGIDGEKMSKSRENTINIFLTDKKLRKQIMGIKTDSTPLEEPKDPDTDNVFALYKLLASDAQITEMRANYEGGNYGYGHAKQALYELIIAKFETVRERYHHYMNNQHEIDEALKLGAEKAKVTANEVLQRVRAKIGY, encoded by the coding sequence ATGTCTAGAATTTTAACAGGAGTACAAAGTACAGGAACACCACATTTAGGTAATTTATTAGGAGCAATTTTACCAGCAATAGAAATGGCAAATGATCCTAATAATGAAGCGTTTCTTTTTATTGCAGACATGCACTCTTTAACTCAAATTAAAGATGGTAAACAGTTAAGAGAAAACACTTATAGTACTGCTGCAACTTGGCTTGCTTGTGGTTTAGACATTAGTAAAACTGTGTTTTATAGACAAAGTGATATACCTCAAGTAACTGAATTAAGTTGGTATTTAAGTTGTTACTTTCCTTACCAAAGATTAACCTTGGCTCATAGTTTTAAAGACAAAGCAGATCGTTTATCTGATGTAAATTCTGGTTTATTTACCTACCCTATGTTAATGGCTGCAGATATTTTATTGTATGATGCAGAAATTGTACCTGTAGGTAAAGATCAATTACAGCATTTAGAAATGACAAGAGATGTTGCCAACAGATTTAACAATGTGGTTGGAGAAACATTAGTAGCACCCAAAGCTAAAATTCAAGAAAACACCAAATTAGTTCCTGGAATTGATGGTGAAAAAATGAGTAAGTCTAGAGAGAATACCATTAATATTTTTTTAACTGATAAAAAGTTAAGAAAACAAATTATGGGTATAAAAACAGATAGTACACCCTTAGAAGAACCAAAAGACCCAGATACTGATAATGTATTTGCCTTATATAAATTATTAGCCTCTGATGCCCAAATTACAGAGATGAGAGCAAATTATGAAGGTGGAAATTATGGATATGGTCATGCAAAACAGGCTTTATATGAATTAATTATAGCCAAGTTCGAAACTGTTAGAGAACGTTATCATCATTATATGAATAACCAACATGAAATTGATGAAGCCTTAAAACTTGGAGCAGAAAAAGCAAAGGTTACAGCTAATGAAGTATTACAAAGAGTTCGTGCCAAAATAGGATACTAA
- the trhA gene encoding PAQR family membrane homeostasis protein TrhA, protein MSESLNHLYSVKEEKLNVISHGFGLLLSIVAFPFLIYKSFNFSDFWQPLSFIIYGLSMIVLYAASTFYHAAKNPKKRRKLNIFDHAAIYVLIAGSYSPFCLVGLNSDLGWYMFLFVWLFALIGVILKLFFTGRFDKVSTAMYLLMGWQILFFIKPLMNSISAENFYYLVAGGIFYSIGAVLYSIKKMPYNHAIFHVFVLLGSFSHFLGIYNL, encoded by the coding sequence ATGAGCGAGAGTTTAAATCACCTTTATAGTGTAAAAGAAGAGAAACTGAATGTTATTTCTCATGGTTTTGGCTTATTACTTAGTATTGTAGCTTTTCCTTTCTTGATTTATAAATCTTTTAATTTTTCTGATTTTTGGCAGCCCTTAAGTTTTATTATTTATGGCTTAAGTATGATTGTTTTGTATGCAGCATCTACTTTTTATCATGCAGCTAAAAATCCCAAAAAAAGAAGAAAACTAAACATTTTCGATCATGCAGCAATCTATGTTTTAATTGCTGGTAGTTATTCACCCTTTTGTTTGGTGGGTTTAAACTCAGACTTGGGTTGGTATATGTTTTTATTTGTTTGGCTTTTTGCTTTAATAGGCGTCATTTTAAAGCTATTTTTTACAGGTAGATTTGATAAAGTTTCTACAGCCATGTATTTGCTTATGGGTTGGCAAATACTATTTTTCATTAAACCCTTAATGAATAGTATTTCTGCAGAAAACTTTTACTATTTGGTAGCTGGTGGTATCTTTTATTCTATTGGAGCAGTCTTATATTCAATTAAAAAAATGCCTTATAATCATGCAATTTTTCATGTATTTGTATTGCTAGGTAGTTTTTCGCATTTTTTAGGTATTTATAATTTATAA
- a CDS encoding CoA transferase subunit A: MINKKVSNVQEALKGVKDGMTLMLGGFGLCGIPENAISELVNLDVREVTCISNNAGVDDFGLGLLLQNKQIKKMISSYVGENDEFERQMLSGELEVELTPQGTLAEKCRAAQAGFPAFYTPAGFGTEVAEGKETREFDGKMYVLEPAFKADFAFVKAWKGDAAGNLVFKGTSRNFNPNMCGAATITVVEVEELVEVGTLDPNHIHIPGIFVQRIFEGTNYEKRIEQRTVRQKN, translated from the coding sequence ATGATAAACAAAAAAGTAAGTAATGTTCAAGAAGCTTTAAAAGGCGTAAAAGATGGCATGACTTTAATGTTAGGTGGTTTTGGGCTTTGTGGAATTCCTGAAAATGCCATTTCAGAATTGGTAAATTTAGATGTAAGAGAAGTTACTTGTATTTCTAATAATGCAGGAGTAGATGATTTTGGTTTAGGTTTATTGTTACAAAATAAACAAATTAAAAAAATGATTTCTTCTTACGTAGGTGAAAATGATGAATTTGAACGCCAAATGTTATCTGGAGAATTAGAAGTTGAATTAACACCACAAGGAACTTTAGCTGAAAAATGTAGAGCTGCTCAAGCTGGTTTCCCTGCATTTTACACACCTGCAGGTTTTGGTACAGAAGTAGCAGAAGGTAAAGAAACTAGAGAATTTGATGGTAAAATGTATGTTTTAGAACCTGCTTTTAAAGCAGATTTTGCATTTGTAAAAGCTTGGAAAGGAGATGCTGCAGGGAATTTAGTTTTTAAAGGAACTTCAAGAAATTTTAATCCAAATATGTGTGGAGCAGCAACAATAACAGTTGTTGAAGTGGAAGAATTGGTAGAGGTTGGTACATTAGATCCTAATCATATTCATATTCCTGGAATTTTTGTCCAAAGAATTTTTGAAGGAACCAATTACGAGAAAAGAATTGAGCAAAGAACAGTAAGACAAAAAAATTAA
- a CDS encoding CoA transferase subunit B, which translates to MALDKNGIAKRIAQEVQDGFYVNLGIGIPTLVANYVREDIEVEFQSENGVLGMGPFPFEGEEDADIINAGKQTITTMPGASFFDSATSFAMIRGKHVDLTILGAMEVAENGDIANWKIPGKMVKGMGGAMDLVASAENIIVAMMHTNKRGESKILKQCSLPLTGVGCVTKVVTNLAVLEVKNKAFHLLERAPGVSVEQIQEATEGTLIVDGEIPEMNI; encoded by the coding sequence ATGGCTTTAGATAAAAATGGAATCGCAAAAAGAATTGCGCAAGAAGTTCAAGATGGTTTTTATGTAAACCTTGGTATAGGTATACCAACTTTAGTCGCCAATTATGTAAGAGAAGATATAGAGGTTGAGTTTCAATCAGAAAATGGGGTTTTAGGTATGGGTCCTTTTCCTTTTGAAGGTGAAGAAGATGCAGATATTATAAATGCTGGTAAGCAAACTATTACTACTATGCCTGGTGCTAGTTTTTTTGACTCTGCAACCAGTTTTGCCATGATTCGTGGTAAACATGTAGATTTAACAATATTAGGAGCAATGGAAGTTGCAGAAAATGGGGATATTGCCAATTGGAAAATACCAGGTAAAATGGTAAAAGGTATGGGTGGAGCTATGGATTTAGTAGCTTCTGCAGAAAATATTATTGTAGCAATGATGCATACTAACAAAAGAGGAGAATCTAAAATATTAAAGCAATGTTCTTTACCTTTAACAGGTGTTGGTTGTGTAACTAAAGTAGTAACTAATTTAGCCGTTTTAGAAGTTAAAAATAAAGCTTTTCACTTGCTAGAAAGAGCTCCAGGAGTTTCTGTAGAGCAGATTCAAGAAGCAACAGAAGGTACTTTAATTGTTGATGGAGAAATACCAGAAATGAATATCTAA
- a CDS encoding class I SAM-dependent methyltransferase has product MRFVTLDDFIDTYFKIVQRGSAFILSKFTFNEEKRTKSAFDNTSFISSYFWNIPKVQKRWNTLISGDENKNYIDYIVTDLLKDKKDLKLLSIGSGISNREIELAENSTLFKEVVCVDIADNLLKIGSESATKKGLANIKFITQNIYEFDFKESEYDIIFFKSSLHHFDHIENFLTTKIRTTLKEDGLLIINEFVGATRHQFSKNQISEINKAIQLIPKKYRVRFKSKLHKNKYRGVGVLRMIIADPSECVDSSSIMPSIHKNYITIKEKPYGGNLLLSALRDISHHFYNLNDEKEAILEKLFLLEDEYLKNNASDYVFGIYKNNK; this is encoded by the coding sequence ATGAGATTTGTTACTTTAGATGACTTTATAGACACCTACTTTAAAATAGTTCAAAGAGGTAGTGCTTTTATTTTATCTAAATTTACTTTTAACGAAGAAAAAAGAACGAAAAGCGCTTTTGACAACACCTCTTTTATATCTTCTTATTTTTGGAATATTCCTAAAGTGCAAAAAAGGTGGAACACTCTTATCTCTGGTGATGAAAACAAAAATTATATTGACTATATAGTAACAGATTTACTGAAAGATAAAAAAGATTTAAAGCTGCTTTCTATAGGTTCTGGAATTAGTAATAGAGAAATTGAACTCGCAGAAAATTCCACTCTTTTTAAAGAAGTAGTTTGCGTAGATATTGCTGATAATTTATTGAAAATTGGATCAGAAAGTGCCACTAAAAAAGGGCTTGCAAATATTAAGTTTATTACTCAGAATATTTATGAATTTGATTTTAAAGAAAGTGAGTATGATATTATTTTCTTTAAATCTTCATTACATCATTTTGATCATATTGAAAACTTCTTAACTACTAAAATTAGAACCACATTAAAAGAAGATGGGTTGTTGATTATTAATGAGTTTGTAGGAGCAACAAGACATCAATTTTCTAAAAATCAAATTTCTGAAATCAATAAAGCAATACAGTTAATTCCTAAAAAATATAGAGTTCGCTTTAAAAGTAAATTGCACAAAAACAAATATAGAGGTGTTGGTGTTTTAAGAATGATTATTGCTGACCCTTCTGAATGTGTAGATTCTTCTAGCATAATGCCAAGCATTCATAAAAACTACATTACAATTAAAGAGAAACCTTATGGAGGTAATTTATTATTGAGTGCATTAAGAGATATTTCTCATCACTTTTATAATTTAAATGATGAAAAAGAAGCCATTCTAGAAAAGCTTTTTCTTTTAGAAGACGAGTATCTAAAAAATAATGCATCTGATTATGTTTTTGGTATCTATAAAAATAATAAGTAA